One Jeotgalicoccus saudimassiliensis DNA window includes the following coding sequences:
- a CDS encoding DMT family transporter, with the protein MSWIILILAGLMEVAGVTGMSLIGQGKKLRGWLTLLIGFPISLALLGTAMETIPLGVAYAVWTGIGTVGSALVGIIFYRESASYKRVMYLSMIIIAVIGLRLVTG; encoded by the coding sequence ATGAGCTGGATTATATTAATACTTGCGGGTTTGATGGAAGTAGCAGGCGTTACAGGAATGTCCTTGATCGGACAGGGTAAAAAGCTGAGAGGCTGGCTGACACTGCTTATCGGTTTTCCAATCAGTCTTGCACTCTTAGGTACAGCGATGGAAACCATACCTTTAGGTGTCGCGTATGCTGTCTGGACAGGAATAGGAACAGTAGGAAGTGCGTTAGTCGGCATTATTTTTTACAGAGAATCAGCAAGTTATAAACGCGTGATGTACTTATCGATGATTATTATTGCAGTAATCGGATTAAGACTGGTGACAGGATAA
- a CDS encoding DUF4256 domain-containing protein, which yields MTLKKKLTEAEQEELLNTLESRFNTHKERHENISFEDITSKLDSKQLAVLHNMEITEGEPDVIEMDGELYFIDCSKESPKGRRSVCYDRTALEARKKYRPENSAVDLVNEIGCEMLTEDDYRTLQQFGDFDLKSSSWIATPENIRDLGGALFCDKRYNTVFLYHNGADSYYGARGFRGKLKV from the coding sequence ATGACATTAAAGAAGAAACTTACTGAAGCAGAACAGGAAGAACTTCTGAACACACTTGAATCCCGTTTCAACACTCATAAGGAACGTCATGAAAACATTTCATTTGAAGATATTACTTCTAAACTCGACAGTAAACAACTTGCTGTACTTCATAATATGGAGATAACTGAAGGCGAACCCGATGTTATCGAAATGGATGGCGAACTCTATTTTATAGATTGTTCAAAAGAAAGCCCGAAAGGCCGCCGCAGTGTCTGTTATGACAGAACTGCACTGGAAGCCAGGAAAAAATATAGACCTGAAAACTCAGCTGTGGATCTCGTAAACGAAATCGGCTGTGAAATGCTGACTGAAGATGATTACAGAACGCTTCAGCAGTTCGGTGACTTTGATTTGAAGTCTTCAAGCTGGATAGCTACACCGGAGAATATTAGAGATCTCGGCGGTGCACTCTTCTGCGATAAACGCTACAACACTGTATTTCTGTACCATAACGGTGCCGACTCATATTATGGTGCCCGCGGTTTCAGAGGAAAATTAAAAGTATAA
- a CDS encoding NAD(P)/FAD-dependent oxidoreductase, with protein MKDEIVDVTIIGGGPTGLFSTFYAGMRQMSVRLIDSLPELGGQLMELYPDKYIYDVGGFPKILAKDLVSNLVSQAQYAEPELHLGETVQSYEREDDHFILKTDKGEYLTRTILITAGVGAFQPRKIGLDNEADFEGTSLQYAVRDLEKFRDKDVVVLGGGDSALDWSLMLQELAKSVTLVHRRNRFTAHETSVQQVMDSPIDVKTSLNVTEIKGENGQIDELVLTAKDGTEEVLKADQLIVNFGNISSLGPLKEWGLELEKNSIKVNPHMETNIPGIFAAGDITTFEGKVKLIATGFGEAPVAISYAKSSYDPKSRVQPKHSTSVFKQD; from the coding sequence ATGAAAGACGAAATTGTAGATGTAACGATAATCGGTGGAGGTCCTACTGGTTTATTCTCTACTTTTTATGCGGGCATGAGACAAATGTCTGTAAGACTGATAGATAGTCTGCCCGAGCTCGGCGGACAATTAATGGAATTATATCCGGATAAATATATTTATGATGTTGGCGGTTTCCCGAAAATCCTGGCGAAAGATTTAGTATCAAACCTGGTTTCACAAGCGCAGTATGCTGAACCTGAACTTCACCTCGGAGAAACTGTACAGTCATACGAACGTGAAGATGACCACTTTATTTTAAAAACTGATAAAGGTGAGTATCTTACAAGAACAATTTTAATTACAGCAGGCGTCGGTGCTTTCCAGCCGCGTAAAATCGGCCTGGATAACGAAGCTGATTTCGAAGGCACATCACTGCAGTACGCAGTCAGAGACCTTGAGAAATTCAGAGACAAAGACGTAGTTGTACTGGGCGGAGGGGACTCAGCTCTCGACTGGTCACTGATGCTCCAGGAACTTGCTAAATCGGTAACGCTTGTACACCGCCGCAACCGTTTTACGGCACATGAAACAAGTGTACAGCAGGTTATGGATTCTCCAATAGATGTTAAAACATCATTGAATGTCACTGAAATTAAAGGTGAAAATGGACAGATTGATGAATTGGTACTGACTGCAAAAGACGGTACAGAAGAAGTGCTTAAAGCAGATCAGCTTATCGTTAACTTCGGTAACATTTCCTCACTCGGACCATTAAAAGAATGGGGTCTTGAACTTGAGAAAAACTCAATTAAAGTTAACCCTCATATGGAAACAAATATCCCCGGCATCTTTGCTGCAGGCGATATTACGACGTTTGAAGGTAAAGTTAAACTGATTGCCACGGGCTTCGGTGAAGCACCGGTAGCAATTTCATATGCTAAATCTTCATACGACCCAAAATCACGCGTTCAGCCTAAACACAGCACAAGCGTGTTCAAGCAGGACTAA
- a CDS encoding class I SAM-dependent methyltransferase: MIVTTGGRYNEETLQKARDIAMRYGLEFAMRRKRSVKELNERYNDDVMIVGNDGLSIAPQSCKESVKYHPNFSMVRAKRLLKNENDALVEAAELESGMSFLDCTMGLGADSVIASMAVGNQGKVTALEHSFILYLLTKEGLASYNADNDIINEAMRNIKALHVNYETYLKTLADNSFDVIYFDPMFDEEISKSQSLRTITPVTHTETLSETAVEEAKRVAAEKVVLKDHFRSKRFEQFGFEQQIRKTSKVHYGIISTNVQVD; encoded by the coding sequence ATGATAGTAACAACAGGCGGACGATATAATGAGGAGACACTGCAAAAAGCGAGAGATATCGCTATGCGTTACGGACTGGAGTTCGCAATGCGCAGAAAGCGCTCTGTAAAAGAACTTAATGAGCGTTACAATGACGATGTAATGATCGTTGGAAATGATGGATTAAGCATTGCACCGCAGTCCTGCAAAGAATCTGTTAAGTACCACCCTAACTTTTCTATGGTACGGGCGAAGCGGTTATTAAAAAATGAAAATGATGCACTGGTCGAGGCGGCGGAACTGGAATCTGGCATGTCATTTTTAGACTGTACGATGGGGCTCGGGGCAGACAGTGTCATCGCAAGTATGGCGGTCGGTAACCAAGGCAAAGTCACTGCGCTGGAGCACAGTTTTATATTGTATCTGCTGACTAAAGAAGGTCTGGCATCATATAATGCAGACAACGATATTATTAACGAGGCAATGAGAAATATTAAAGCACTGCACGTTAATTACGAAACTTATTTAAAAACATTGGCTGATAACAGCTTTGATGTTATCTATTTTGATCCAATGTTCGATGAGGAAATCAGTAAATCCCAAAGCCTGCGTACCATTACCCCGGTAACACATACAGAAACATTGTCAGAAACTGCGGTAGAAGAAGCAAAACGTGTGGCAGCTGAAAAGGTGGTACTGAAAGATCATTTCAGAAGTAAGCGGTTTGAACAATTCGGCTTCGAACAGCAAATCCGGAAGACGAGCAAAGTACATTACGGCATTATCAGCACAAACGTGCAGGTTGACTGA
- a CDS encoding cation diffusion facilitator family transporter produces the protein MGEHNHEHHHDHTQGANKKALTISLILIASFMIVEVIGGVLTNSLALLSDAGHMFSDAVSLAVALAAFKMGEKAADSSRTFGYRRFEILAAVFNGVTLIIIAVFIIIEAAGRFVNPPEVATTGMLIIAVLGLIVNVIVAKILMSGDTHDNLNMKGALLHVLGDLLGSVAAIIAALSIMIVGWGFMDPLASVIVAVLIAISGFRITRQSLNILMEGVPENIDVDTVLSKINGLDGIEDAHHLHVWSISSGMNALSVHVVVNGTLNVHETQRIIQSIEAEMKEEHIDHVTVQVECKHHNHDDDILCS, from the coding sequence TTGGGAGAGCATAATCATGAGCATCACCACGACCATACTCAAGGTGCAAATAAAAAAGCACTCACAATAAGTTTAATATTAATCGCATCATTTATGATTGTTGAAGTCATCGGCGGAGTGCTGACAAACAGTCTCGCTCTCCTGTCAGACGCAGGTCACATGTTCAGTGATGCAGTATCTCTCGCTGTTGCACTTGCCGCATTTAAAATGGGTGAGAAAGCAGCGGATTCGTCACGGACGTTTGGCTACAGAAGATTTGAAATTCTGGCTGCCGTATTTAATGGAGTCACACTGATTATTATTGCAGTATTTATTATTATCGAAGCTGCAGGAAGGTTTGTGAATCCGCCGGAAGTGGCAACGACGGGAATGCTGATTATCGCTGTCCTCGGTCTCATCGTAAATGTAATTGTCGCAAAAATTTTAATGTCGGGAGACACTCACGATAATTTAAATATGAAAGGTGCGCTGCTGCATGTTCTCGGTGATCTGCTGGGTTCAGTCGCCGCAATTATCGCTGCGTTATCCATTATGATTGTCGGCTGGGGATTTATGGACCCGCTCGCGAGCGTCATCGTTGCTGTACTGATTGCAATCAGCGGTTTCAGAATAACCCGGCAGTCATTGAATATACTGATGGAAGGTGTTCCGGAAAATATTGATGTGGATACTGTGCTCAGCAAAATTAACGGACTGGATGGTATTGAAGACGCTCACCATCTTCATGTCTGGAGTATTTCAAGCGGGATGAATGCACTGAGTGTTCATGTAGTCGTAAATGGTACTTTAAATGTCCATGAAACACAGAGAATTATTCAGAGTATAGAAGCAGAGATGAAAGAGGAACATATTGATCATGTTACTGTTCAGGTGGAATGCAAACATCATAACCACGATGATGATATTCTCTGCAGCTGA
- a CDS encoding DUF488 domain-containing protein: MLKLKRVYDDVSQQDGKRILVDGIWPRGVKKEDLEHDEWYKDIAPSTDLRKWFNHDSDKWEEFKKKYKKELKDQKELVDQIKKDSDGHNVTLLYAAKDTELNQAAVIKEYIEEK, from the coding sequence ATGTTGAAATTGAAACGTGTTTATGATGATGTTTCACAGCAGGATGGCAAACGGATTTTAGTAGACGGAATCTGGCCGCGCGGCGTTAAAAAAGAAGACCTGGAGCACGACGAGTGGTATAAAGACATTGCACCGTCAACCGACTTAAGAAAATGGTTTAATCATGATTCTGATAAATGGGAAGAGTTTAAAAAGAAATATAAAAAAGAGTTAAAAGATCAAAAAGAACTGGTTGATCAGATTAAAAAAGATTCAGATGGTCATAATGTTACATTATTATATGCGGCCAAAGATACAGAGCTTAATCAGGCAGCTGTGATAAAAGAATATATTGAAGAAAAATAA
- a CDS encoding MFS transporter, whose amino-acid sequence MKKKYQLYLLYSSVFLVFLGISLVIPVLPSIMNELDISGAEVGYLTAAFAFTQLIFSPFTGRAADKFGRKIAIVIGLFIFAFSELLFGLGKTIEVLFVSRMLGGLAGAFIMPAVTAFIVDITTVRNRARSLGYMTAAINFGFIIGPGIGGVLAEVSTRLPFFVAAVLGLISALLSVFMLEEPKNLKEVAADKTEVTTSNFKKVFTPIFFIAFLVIFVSSFGLAAFESFFSLYFDRKLGFTPTDIAIAIAGGAIIGTFAQIVLFEPLTRRYGELNIIRVSIIYTAVLVFAMTFLESYWGVMAVAFVIFIGFDLIRPAVTTFLSHIAEDNQGFAGGMNSFFTSLANVIGPVIAGILFDMNLDYPYYFSAIILVIGFLITVFFWRDPRTGQRHSKV is encoded by the coding sequence ATGAAGAAAAAATATCAACTCTATTTATTATATAGCAGTGTTTTCCTTGTTTTTCTAGGAATAAGTCTTGTCATACCGGTTCTGCCGTCAATTATGAATGAACTGGATATCAGCGGTGCCGAAGTCGGCTACTTAACCGCTGCCTTTGCTTTTACACAGCTTATTTTCTCACCATTCACAGGACGTGCTGCAGATAAGTTCGGCCGTAAAATTGCTATCGTTATCGGCCTGTTTATTTTCGCATTTTCCGAATTGTTATTTGGTCTCGGTAAAACCATCGAGGTATTGTTTGTTTCCCGTATGCTCGGCGGACTGGCCGGGGCATTTATTATGCCGGCGGTTACTGCATTTATCGTCGATATAACAACCGTCAGAAACCGTGCACGATCTCTCGGTTATATGACTGCTGCAATTAACTTTGGATTCATTATCGGGCCCGGAATCGGCGGTGTGCTGGCTGAAGTTTCAACACGCTTGCCGTTCTTCGTTGCAGCAGTGCTCGGTTTAATCAGTGCATTGTTATCAGTGTTTATGCTGGAAGAGCCGAAGAATCTTAAAGAAGTTGCCGCAGATAAAACAGAAGTCACAACGAGTAATTTCAAAAAAGTATTTACACCAATATTCTTCATTGCTTTTCTCGTTATATTTGTCTCATCATTCGGTCTTGCAGCATTTGAATCATTCTTCAGTCTGTACTTCGACCGCAAACTCGGATTTACACCGACAGATATTGCCATTGCTATTGCAGGCGGTGCAATCATCGGTACATTCGCACAGATTGTACTGTTTGAGCCGCTGACCCGACGCTATGGCGAACTGAATATTATAAGGGTTTCGATTATATATACAGCCGTTCTCGTTTTCGCTATGACTTTCCTCGAATCATACTGGGGTGTCATGGCTGTGGCGTTTGTGATTTTTATCGGTTTTGATCTGATAAGACCTGCGGTCACAACATTCCTGTCGCATATCGCTGAAGATAACCAGGGCTTTGCAGGAGGGATGAACTCGTTCTTTACGTCACTTGCAAATGTTATTGGTCCTGTTATCGCAGGTATACTGTTCGATATGAATCTGGACTATCCGTACTACTTCAGTGCAATCATTCTTGTTATCGGATTTCTTATTACCGTATTTTTCTGGCGCGATCCGCGGACGGGGCAACGTCATTCGAAAGTCTGA
- a CDS encoding DMT family transporter: MWLLVIIAAMFEIGWATGLKYADSWFEWSLTVIAIIVSFGLLVYVSTKMPASTVYAVFVGIGAVGTVLVDIIVFGGAFNIGIIIFVALLVFGVIGLKTVTDHEEGVK; the protein is encoded by the coding sequence ATGTGGTTATTAGTTATTATTGCAGCGATGTTTGAAATTGGCTGGGCAACTGGATTGAAATATGCTGACTCATGGTTTGAATGGAGTTTGACAGTGATAGCAATCATTGTCAGCTTCGGTCTTCTTGTATATGTATCGACAAAAATGCCGGCAAGCACAGTTTACGCAGTATTCGTCGGAATTGGCGCGGTAGGAACAGTCCTGGTGGATATTATTGTCTTCGGCGGTGCGTTTAATATCGGCATTATTATATTTGTAGCACTGCTTGTGTTCGGAGTTATCGGTCTGAAAACAGTGACAGATCATGAGGAGGGTGTTAAATGA